The Methylobacterium sp. PvR107 genome contains a region encoding:
- the cobU gene encoding bifunctional adenosylcobinamide kinase/adenosylcobinamide-phosphate guanylyltransferase: protein MPQPTPRMTLVLGGARSGKSAYAEGLIEACPGPWLYLATAQAFDDEMVARIAQHRARRVGAWRTRDVPVALPEAVAASDGPVLVDCLTLWLTNLILAEADIADATERLLAACAAARGPLVLVGNEVGLGIVPDNALARRFRDAAGRLHQTLAARADRVVLTVAGLPLVVKPQAPLEGVPA, encoded by the coding sequence ATGCCCCAGCCCACCCCTCGCATGACCCTCGTCCTCGGTGGGGCCCGGTCCGGCAAGAGCGCCTACGCGGAGGGGCTGATCGAAGCCTGCCCCGGCCCGTGGCTGTATCTCGCCACCGCGCAGGCCTTCGACGACGAGATGGTCGCGCGCATCGCCCAGCACCGCGCCCGGCGCGTCGGGGCGTGGCGCACCCGCGACGTGCCGGTCGCCCTGCCGGAAGCGGTCGCCGCGTCCGACGGGCCGGTCCTCGTCGATTGCCTCACGCTCTGGCTCACCAACCTGATCCTGGCGGAGGCCGACATAGCCGACGCGACGGAGCGGCTGCTCGCCGCCTGCGCCGCTGCGCGGGGTCCGCTGGTGCTGGTCGGCAACGAGGTCGGGCTCGGAATCGTGCCCGACAACGCCCTCGCCCGGCGCTTCCGCGACGCGGCCGGCCGCCTCCATCAGACGCTCGCCGCCCGCGCCGACCGGGTCGTGCTCACCGTGGCCGGCCTGCCGCTGGTCGTGAAGCCGCAAGCCCCCCTCGAAGGAGTCCCCGCATGA